The nucleotide sequence ACCTCGCTCAACAGTTCGAACAGTTTTCCGTGGATGCGGCGGTCTACCATGACTGCCGCACGACGCCCGAGACGAGCCACGTGCGGTACGGGCCGTCGTCACGCACGGAGCATCTCGCGCAGGTGCCGGGGTTGGTCATTGAAGCCGATTCACACGACCTGCGGCTGTTCTCAACCGAACGCCTGCAGGAACAGTTCGCCGATTTCCTCGAGCATCGCGCCGAGCGGATTGGTGCTCGATGACGCGCGGATACGTGGAGGAGCCGTTCCATGGCTGAAAAAGAACTGCGAATAGCCGCCGGCATAGATGTCGGCACGGAATGCGTGAAGGCAATCATCGCGGCGGAGGACGGCCGAGTGATTGGCCGTTCGGTACTCGCGACTCGCGGCTACTTTCAGGCCTGCGTGTACGAGGCACTCGCGGCCGCACTTGATGATGCGCAGCGCAAGGAAGAAGAACTCACCGGCATTGGCGCCACCGGTTTCGGTATGGACTGTGTGCCCAAAGCCACGGTTACGATCACCGAAGCATCGTCGCACGCCTTTGGGGCCTTTCAGCACATTGGTCATGCTATGACGCTCGTGAACATTGGCGGACGTGATCCGCACGTGATTTCGGTGGACGCCGAAGGCCGTCGCACCGCCGCGCGCGGAGCGCGTCGCTGTGCGGTTGGAATAGGCAGTTTCCTGATGTTCGCCGCCCGGCATCTCGACGTCAGCCCCACGAGGCTCCAGGAGTTGGCGTCCGCTGCGGGCGACCGGCCGGCGCGCGTGAGCAGCTACTGCTCTGTGTATTCCGCGTCGGAGGTACTCGAACGACTGCGCGAAGGCGCCACGCGTGAAGAAATCGCGCTGGGATGCATGCACTCCATTGCCGAGCGGATTGTCGAGATTGGGGGCTTTGACGCGCCCGTGGTAGTCTGCGGTGGCGTAGTGGAGTACTTCCCTGGAGTGCTCACGGCACTCGAAGCGAAAACTGGCTTGAGCGTCCAAGCAGTTCCCGATGCGATCTTTACCGCTGCGCTCGGAGCGTCGCTGAGCGTCTTCCAGCAAGCGCAGGAGAGTTAATGGCGGAAGCACGCACGGAACTACGGAGCACGGCGGCGCTACGCGACACGATGAGTGCCTACTACAAGAAGCTCGGCGACGCGGTCACGCACAAATCGGCGCCGGTGGCGTGGTGCACGAGCGTTGGACCGGCGGAGTTGCTGCGCGCGCTTGGGTTTGCCGTGCACTTTCCCGAAAATCACGCCGCAATGCTCGGTGCGGGACGCACGGCGAATAAGTACCTCCCCGTGGCACACGCACAAGGCTACTCGCAGGATATCTGTTCGTATCTCACGAGCGATGTGGGCGCGTATCTCGCCGGCGAGTCGCCGCTCGCAGCATTTGGCCTCTCCGGTGTGCCGCGTGCGGACGTGCTCGTGTTCAATACCAATCAGTGCCGCGACGTGCGCGACTGGTTTGAGTGGTATGGCCGCCAGTGGAACGCACCGGTGGTAGGCGTCAACTCGCCGCGCTCTGTTGGAGATGTGACCGACGCAGAAGTCGACGACGTCACAGCGCAGCTCGAAGCGCTCGTCCCCGTGCTGGAGTCGGTGGCCGGTGTTCGGCTCGATGGGGGGCGTCTTGCCGCCGCGATGAAGGCCGCGCGCGAAGCGTCCGAGCTCTGGGAACGCTGCCTACAAACCGCAGCGAACAAGCCGTCCCCGTTCACGTTCTTCGATGGCACCATCCATATGGGGCCGGCGGTAGTACTCCGCGGTGCTCCAGAGGCAGCGGCCTACTACCACGTGTTGCTCGCGG is from Gemmatimonadota bacterium and encodes:
- a CDS encoding 2-hydroxyacyl-CoA dehydratase family protein; this encodes MAEARTELRSTAALRDTMSAYYKKLGDAVTHKSAPVAWCTSVGPAELLRALGFAVHFPENHAAMLGAGRTANKYLPVAHAQGYSQDICSYLTSDVGAYLAGESPLAAFGLSGVPRADVLVFNTNQCRDVRDWFEWYGRQWNAPVVGVNSPRSVGDVTDAEVDDVTAQLEALVPVLESVAGVRLDGGRLAAAMKAAREASELWERCLQTAANKPSPFTFFDGTIHMGPAVVLRGAPEAAAYYHVLLAELEERVRGGVQSVPGEALRLYWDGMPVWGRLRALSTTFAEFHTAVVASTYCNSWIFSMLDPADPWRSMARASVELFIARSDGPKERYIERMVELYGVDGIVFHDCRTCPNNTNTRYGMPRRLSEKLGIPTLVLDGDVNDLRCFSDEQARTNIEGFVEQLADARTHASRATR
- a CDS encoding acyl-CoA dehydratase activase, with protein sequence MAEKELRIAAGIDVGTECVKAIIAAEDGRVIGRSVLATRGYFQACVYEALAAALDDAQRKEEELTGIGATGFGMDCVPKATVTITEASSHAFGAFQHIGHAMTLVNIGGRDPHVISVDAEGRRTAARGARRCAVGIGSFLMFAARHLDVSPTRLQELASAAGDRPARVSSYCSVYSASEVLERLREGATREEIALGCMHSIAERIVEIGGFDAPVVVCGGVVEYFPGVLTALEAKTGLSVQAVPDAIFTAALGASLSVFQQAQES